In one window of Photorhabdus laumondii subsp. laumondii DNA:
- a CDS encoding alpha/beta hydrolase gives MPLDKNVEKWLASTPEIAIGEDSPLEQLRIVLEHALIQQQGEWNDATYNSSFTVLAEDGFPIPVRMYVPYGKEKMSDKPALVYAHGGGWCLGSLDAWDRPCRKLAESMGCVIFSVDYRLAPENPFPVPLTDFYAALCYVTDNAEKFGINRQQIAVGGDSAGGNLAVAACLMSRNQEGPAICYQLLFYPALDASMETDSYDKYGEGYVLTKQMMAFFWQAYINEHNSRTNPLISPSHLTHFEGLPDATILLCEYDPLRSEGEAYAQQLRDAGVSVQIETIEGMIHGAMHMTAVTPSVEAFYKKFCFC, from the coding sequence ATGCCACTTGATAAAAATGTTGAAAAATGGCTTGCTTCTACGCCTGAAATTGCAATAGGAGAAGATTCCCCCCTGGAACAACTTCGAATCGTTCTTGAGCATGCTCTTATCCAGCAACAGGGCGAATGGAACGATGCGACATATAATAGCAGCTTTACTGTCCTCGCAGAGGATGGTTTCCCTATTCCGGTTCGCATGTATGTACCCTATGGAAAAGAAAAGATGAGTGATAAACCCGCGCTGGTTTATGCTCATGGCGGCGGGTGGTGTTTAGGAAGTCTTGATGCTTGGGATCGCCCTTGCCGTAAGCTGGCGGAATCAATGGGTTGCGTTATTTTCTCGGTAGACTATCGGCTTGCCCCAGAAAACCCTTTTCCGGTACCACTAACGGATTTCTATGCGGCTCTATGCTATGTCACTGATAATGCGGAAAAGTTTGGTATCAATAGGCAACAAATTGCGGTCGGTGGTGATAGCGCAGGTGGTAATCTTGCCGTTGCCGCTTGTTTGATGTCGCGAAACCAAGAAGGGCCTGCTATTTGCTATCAATTGCTATTCTATCCAGCTTTAGATGCATCAATGGAAACGGATTCATACGATAAATATGGTGAAGGTTATGTATTGACAAAACAGATGATGGCATTCTTTTGGCAGGCATACATTAATGAGCACAACAGTAGAACAAATCCACTTATCTCGCCTTCTCATTTAACGCATTTTGAAGGACTGCCAGATGCAACTATTTTGCTTTGCGAATACGATCCGCTAAGAAGTGAAGGCGAAGCTTATGCTCAGCAGTTAAGAGATGCCGGTGTGTCCGTGCAGATTGAAACTATTGAGGGAATGATACATGGTGCGATGCATATGACTGCGGTGACACCATCCGTTGAAGCATTTTACAAAAAATTCTGTTTTTGTTGA